GGATGTTCCGAATGGCCTGCATGCACTCAGACCTATCCGCTCAGACCCAGAGGGACGATAGTCCCGGTAGGCGAGAGCTGTACCGAATGCGGCGCCCCCGTCGTCCAGATCGGTTCCATAAAGGAATGCATAAACATGGACTGCCCTCTCCGCAAGAAGAGGAAACAGACGGCCGAGACGGAGACGGAGAATACTGGGATTGTTCCATCCGCGGCATCGTCCGACGACAGGGTAGGAAGGGTAGTCACCGTGGTCGTCTCCGACCGCAAACGGTCTTCCAAGAAGACGGCTAAAAAGACGTCCGCTTCCAAGACCAGGTCCAAGAAGACGGAGAAACCTGCTCTGGAGACCGCCGACAACGAGTGATCAGAAGAGCTTTCTCGCAAGGAAGAGTTCGGCCTGCGTGTTCACATTCACGGCCAACTCCTTCCAATCGGTCTTCAGACAGCATTCGTTGAGGTATTTCCCTTCCAATGTCCCCTTCCGGTCCATGACGGACAGGCCGGAAAGGACCCATTCCTCCCCGTCGAGGACCCTCGTATACGAAGGGACGATGCCCATCTGACGGACTATGCCGGCCTTCACAAGGACGATCATCGACTGCATCTCGGGCTTGAAACTGTCCAATGTACAGTCTATAACGGAAGATGTCATCAGAGGCACGTCGGACGGACTGGTCATGACATAATCTCCGCTCATGACCGAGAACGACTCATGGAGGTCCATCATGAAATCCTCACCGGACGTCCTGATGGTCTCGACACCGATACTTTTCAGATAGGCCTCCGTCTTAGGTGTGTTCGGACTCACGGATACGAGGACACGGTCGATGCCTTTGGCTCCGCGCATGGCCTCCACGACCCTTTGGACGACATGTTTCCCGCCTATCACCTGCATAGGCTTCTCTATTCCGCAGGGACCCATGCGCGTCCCTTTTCCACCGGCATTGATCAAAGCTTCCATCAGATGCACAATCCCAGCACGATGACGGCCATGATGAGCATGACCGCCCTAGATATCTCGTTCGCTGCCCCCAGGATGTCGCCGTTGACGAACCCGAAGACCCTGTTGGCTGTACGGGCCATATACCAGCCGACGGCCACCGACATCAAAAGACCCAGCACCATGCATAAAATCATGACATCGTCTTTCAGGGCATAACCCATCAGGCCGCAGATCCCATGATGTATGAGGCAGATGACGGCGAGAAGGATGACGGATAAGACCGAAGACTTCGCAAGCGAGCCCTTACCGGTCATACCCACCTGACGCGAGGCCATACCGCTCCCGGGTTCTCCGAATGCGGCTGCGGCCACCTGGGCGTTCTTCGCCAACACTTCGACGGCGAACACCGCCGCCATGACGCTTCCCCAATATGTTGCGATATCGGTGTAACATGCGACCGATATCAGGACGACGGTGAGGGCCACACCGAAACCTCCGGCACCGATCAGACTGTCCTTCAGGGCACGGACATGGTCCTCCCTTCTCCCCGAAGACACGATCATACCGTCCCCGAAATCCGTAAGACCGTCGAAATGCAGGAACTTTGAGAACACGAACACGGTCACGAGGGCGGCGACCCCTTGGAGGAAAGGACTCGCATCCACTTCGACGAGAAGAAGGCATACGACGGCCGCCACCAGTCCGTTAAGAAATCCGATCACGGGGGCGGCCCAGAAGTTCCTCTCCATGGCATCGAATTCCTTCTGACCGACGTCCAGACGTATTATCGTGAAGAACGAGATCATACACTTTATGGCCGAGACGAAACCCCCCTTCGGAGTCTCACCGCCACCTTCTGGCACATCGCTGTTTTCAGTCATCCGAGAACCCCGTCATATATCCGACCACACCTGCCACCAGACCGTATGCAGCGATCTCCGCATATTCTCTGACATCCTCTTCCCGGAGAGGCCTCATCCTCAGAAGGTCCACAGTGGAATCCCCTCCGCGATCCTCCGATATCTTTCCGGCCAGGAATATGGCCAAGGTCCCGTCGGTAAGGATCTCCGGCATCCCCCCCTCCACCTGACCGTTTATGCATCCCTTGTCCGCCATCACGCCGGAGGACAGTATCCCGTATACGAGGGCGCATATGTCGGGATCCCCCGCCATGTTGCGGAGGACCTCTTCGAAACCGCCCCTCACGGATTCATCCAATCCGAGAGCGGAAGCACATGACCACAGCATATCGGACCCTATGCCTGCACCGGCCAACATCGTAAGGGAGTCTTTGGTCTCCGGGGATTCCCCCCTTTTCCTTATGCATTCGGCCACGGCCTTTCTGACACATCTCGCCGAAGACATACCCAGATATGTCCCTGTGCCGGCGAAGGGGGACCTGTCGGCAGCGGGCGGCGACACTATGGCCATGGCATCCGAGGTCGTACCGGTCTCGGTATACCCGAGATCCCTCATGGCAAGGGTCTTCCCCTCGACCAATGGGATCATGAGATTTATCTTCCCGGCATCATCCAACGGAACGGAGGAGACGACCACGATGTTTATCGTACCTGCGATAAGCCTCCTGTATATGCCTTCGGAACGGGCCTTCCTCTCACCCCAACGGTCGAGGGTATTCCCGGCCTCGACGCAGTTGGTCACACCTGCGGTGGCCGCGACGAACGCCTCCCCTCCTTCGAAAACCTCCTCCGCAGTGGAGAACACATACCTCACCTCGGCCGAGGTCATGAAGCCTACGGAGTCCTCCGGAAGCCCGTACTGGTCCCGCTTGGAACGGAGATCCGCCATGTAGTCCCCGTCGTAATCATGCGGGACCTGCATTATGAACACCGTATCCGTTAGTGCATGACCTCCGTTCAGAGGGGCACTGCTGAGGATCTCCATCTTTTCGGTGAAACGGATCACGGCGGTGGCCTCGTGGTCACCTTCTTCCCGGATCTCGGAACTTCTTACATATCTCATATTCGGAACACCCCCAGAAGACCATGGATGAAGTCCTCTATGAACACCTGCACATGGATCCCCAGAAACATACCCAGAGGGATCGTGACTATGAGGAGGAACACCAGGGACGTCAACTCCACCAGATGATAGCATCTGCGTATATCGTCTATGGAGGGAAGAGGTCCCTCCCCCATCACGTACACCCCCTCCTTCTCGAAGGAGACCCCCATGGCGGCGGCCACCGCCGTCATAGGCCATCCGCTGTTCGGACTGGGAGTCTTCCTATGCTCCGCCATGGCCGCCTTCACGGCGCTGCGCCCACTGCGCATGCGCATCAACTTGGCCGCAACGCCGACGAACAGGGGAGATATCCTCGAGGGGATGTATCCGAGTACGTCGTCCAGTCTCGCAGGGAAATGACCCAGCACATAATATTTTTCATTGATGTGGCCCCACATCGCATCCATGAGGTTGGAGCATCTGAATGCTATCGCACCAGGAAGGCCGAAGAGACCGAAGTAGAACAGTGGCGATATCACACTGTCCACGAGATTCTCCGACACCGTCTCGCAGCAGGACGACGTTATATGGGGGAGGTCCATCCCTTTCATCTTCCTGTTGACCATCATCTGGGTCTTATCGGCTGCGGCCTCCAGGTCACCTTTCTTCAGGTCGTCCTCTATAGGGGAGCAGAACTTCCTGAATGCGAACAGGGCGAAGGTCACCTTCACGAACAGTGCCGATACGACGATCCACACGATCTCCCCGAAACTACAGTGGACCCCCAGGACATCGAACTCCCCGACACCGACGAGACCGTAGCGCAAGGCCATCGTTATGGTGAGGGCCACCCCTCCGAAAACCAAAAGGACCAGGACATAGGAGAGGAATCCGATGACAACGTTCCACCGGGACCTGCGGTCGATAATGCGGCGGTCTATGCAATCCAACAGGTTGCCCATCCATCTGAGGGGGTGGTATCTGTTGGGAACGTCCCCTATATAACGGTCTATGAGGAATGCGAATATCGCTATCAGGACCGCGTCCAGCCACAACTCCACGGTCTCATCTTCCCTGGAGTTCGTCCATGACGCTTTCCGCGGCCGCCATGAACCTCGCATTCCTGGACCTGTCCTTCACACAGTATCTGATGTATCCTCTGAACCTGTCACCGAAGGAAGCGCAGTCACGTATCATCACACTGCCTTTCAGCATGAGTCTCTTCATCTCCTCTCCGGTAAGACCCAGATCCTCCACGGACACGAAATAGAAGAACGAATCCGAGAGAGGGCCGACGGGGAAACCGATGTCGTCCAAGCGGGAATGCATATAGGCCGACTCGGCCCTGAGCTCCCGGGCCACGACATCTGGATAGTCCATACGGTACTCCATAAGATAGGCGGCGACGGCCTGTTCCAACGTACCTAGGTTCCAGGGAAGCTGGACCTTCTCCAGCTCCGAGATGATCTCCGGACTGGAGAGGCCGAATCCGATCCTCATCCCCGGAATGGCGAATGATTTGGTCAAGGAATCCGCGATGAGGAGGTTGGAGAACTTCCCCACATACTTGGTAAGGGATGTGCTGGCGGCTTCCGGGGAAAGACCCAGAAGGGTCTCGTCTAAGAAGACCATGGTCCCAAGGTCCTCGCACTCCTTGACGATATCCAAGACCTTCTCCCTCTTCTCGATGCGTCCCGTCGGATTATTGGGATTGCATATGTAGACGGCCTTGTAGTGGTTGTCGCGGACCATCTGGGACAGCCGTTCCGAATCGATACGGAAATCGTCTTCCGGCATGAGGTCCATGAAATCTATGGATGCGCCGGCTATCCTGCACTGCTGGGCGTACTCCGCGAACGAAGGGCGCATCATGAGGGCCCTGTCCCCCGGCACCATGAAGGCGGCCGGGAAATTCCTGATTATCTCGGACGAGCCGGCACCCATGGCCACATTGTCGATGTCCAGACCGAAGTAGTCTGCGACCGCCTTTTTGGGCACCTCGTTGGAGGCATCCGGATAATGCCCGATCTCGGAGACCGCATTGAGGATCTCGTCCTTCAACTCGGGCGGGGGTCCGAGAGGATTGAGGTTCTGACTGAAGTCCTCCACCCCTGTGAGCCTCCATCCCTGCCCTCCGTGGACCGTCTTCGGCAGGTCTCTGAGCTCGTTCCTCGGTACGATGCGCATTTTATCGTCTCCCCATATCCATAACGGATAATAATCTTCTGTTGGATTGGAAAATACGACCCGCACCGGTGGATATTACAGCCATCTCGCCCTCTCCCTGTTTTACAAATATCCAGAATGAATTTATCGAATATTAATGTAAGTGGGATGTAATATACTACGAAGATTATGATTTAAATACATTGGATATAATTTACATCGATACATGGGATTTTCCCGGTATGTTTCTACGGTCGATCCAATGGGCAGGAAGATAGCGATATACGGAAAAGGCGGTATCGGCAAGTCCACGGTATCGTCCAATCTAACAGCGGCCCTCGGCGACATGGGCGTAAAGGTCATGCAGGTGGGATGCGACCCCAAACACGATTCCACCAGAGGGTTGATAGGCGGCAGGTCCCAGAACACCGTCCTCGAATACCTGAAGACCGTGAAACCCGAGGACCGGAGATTGGAGGACGTCATGGCCACTGGATACAGGGGATGTCTCTGCGTCGAGGCCGGAGGGCCCGAACCGGGCGTAGGATGCGCCGGAAGGGGGATAATATCCGCATTCGACCTCCTGGATGACCTGGGGGCGGAATCCGTGGATACGGACATCACCCTTTTCGATGTTCTCGGGGATGTCGTATGCGGAGGTTTCGCAGTCCCTCTGAGGAACGGATATGCGGACACGGTCTACATAGTGACATCCGGGGAGTTCATGTCAATCTATGCCGCCAACAACATCCTGAGAGGTACGGCCAACTACGACCCCGACAGGATCGGAGGATTGATATTCAACAGCAGGGGGGACCCGGCAGAGGACGGTCGCGTAAAGGCCTTCTCCGAAGCGGTAGGTGTCCCCGTGATAGCCGTATTCGGC
The nucleotide sequence above comes from Candidatus Methanomethylophilus alvi Mx1201. Encoded proteins:
- a CDS encoding NTP transferase domain-containing protein — protein: MEALINAGGKGTRMGPCGIEKPMQVIGGKHVVQRVVEAMRGAKGIDRVLVSVSPNTPKTEAYLKSIGVETIRTSGEDFMMDLHESFSVMSGDYVMTSPSDVPLMTSSVIDCTLDSFKPEMQSMIVLVKAGIVRQMGIVPSYTRVLDGEEWVLSGLSVMDRKGTLEGKYLNECCLKTDWKELAVNVNTQAELFLARKLF
- a CDS encoding adenosylcobinamide-GDP ribazoletransferase, whose product is MTENSDVPEGGGETPKGGFVSAIKCMISFFTIIRLDVGQKEFDAMERNFWAAPVIGFLNGLVAAVVCLLLVEVDASPFLQGVAALVTVFVFSKFLHFDGLTDFGDGMIVSSGRREDHVRALKDSLIGAGGFGVALTVVLISVACYTDIATYWGSVMAAVFAVEVLAKNAQVAAAAFGEPGSGMASRQVGMTGKGSLAKSSVLSVILLAVICLIHHGICGLMGYALKDDVMILCMVLGLLMSVAVGWYMARTANRVFGFVNGDILGAANEISRAVMLIMAVIVLGLCI
- the cbiS gene encoding bifunctional adenosylcobinamide hydrolase/alpha-ribazole phosphatase CbiS, giving the protein MRYVRSSEIREEGDHEATAVIRFTEKMEILSSAPLNGGHALTDTVFIMQVPHDYDGDYMADLRSKRDQYGLPEDSVGFMTSAEVRYVFSTAEEVFEGGEAFVAATAGVTNCVEAGNTLDRWGERKARSEGIYRRLIAGTINIVVVSSVPLDDAGKINLMIPLVEGKTLAMRDLGYTETGTTSDAMAIVSPPAADRSPFAGTGTYLGMSSARCVRKAVAECIRKRGESPETKDSLTMLAGAGIGSDMLWSCASALGLDESVRGGFEEVLRNMAGDPDICALVYGILSSGVMADKGCINGQVEGGMPEILTDGTLAIFLAGKISEDRGGDSTVDLLRMRPLREEDVREYAEIAAYGLVAGVVGYMTGFSDD
- the cbiB gene encoding adenosylcobinamide-phosphate synthase CbiB codes for the protein MELWLDAVLIAIFAFLIDRYIGDVPNRYHPLRWMGNLLDCIDRRIIDRRSRWNVVIGFLSYVLVLLVFGGVALTITMALRYGLVGVGEFDVLGVHCSFGEIVWIVVSALFVKVTFALFAFRKFCSPIEDDLKKGDLEAAADKTQMMVNRKMKGMDLPHITSSCCETVSENLVDSVISPLFYFGLFGLPGAIAFRCSNLMDAMWGHINEKYYVLGHFPARLDDVLGYIPSRISPLFVGVAAKLMRMRSGRSAVKAAMAEHRKTPSPNSGWPMTAVAAAMGVSFEKEGVYVMGEGPLPSIDDIRRCYHLVELTSLVFLLIVTIPLGMFLGIHVQVFIEDFIHGLLGVFRI
- a CDS encoding pyridoxal phosphate-dependent aminotransferase, which produces MRIVPRNELRDLPKTVHGGQGWRLTGVEDFSQNLNPLGPPPELKDEILNAVSEIGHYPDASNEVPKKAVADYFGLDIDNVAMGAGSSEIIRNFPAAFMVPGDRALMMRPSFAEYAQQCRIAGASIDFMDLMPEDDFRIDSERLSQMVRDNHYKAVYICNPNNPTGRIEKREKVLDIVKECEDLGTMVFLDETLLGLSPEAASTSLTKYVGKFSNLLIADSLTKSFAIPGMRIGFGLSSPEIISELEKVQLPWNLGTLEQAVAAYLMEYRMDYPDVVARELRAESAYMHSRLDDIGFPVGPLSDSFFYFVSVEDLGLTGEEMKRLMLKGSVMIRDCASFGDRFRGYIRYCVKDRSRNARFMAAAESVMDELQGR